tgtcctcacgaccaatttgaaaacgttgaaaccactcgtgcccTCTGctgcgggataggcaatcatcgccataaacttgccatgaaattctcactggacaatcgatgaagatagcagattctaacgcaccagtcgacatatagatggcgccaacagggggcgctagattcaaaaagtcctgtttactttggaacgcaacttgtacatatgtaagttcgCGAACGTCATTCAAACAATGATTGTACTCCCAACTTATTAATACATTCGAAATATATTCACTATTAATCCTTTTCCGTCGTTGTTTAACTTTACCTAGATCTTCTTGTCAGATACCCCTCCTTCTTATTCAATTCCAGATTGAAATGGTATAAATAGACTTAGGGTATCAAATACGTCTAGATCCCATTTTAAACAGTTCTTCTGCTTCATAAAATGTTGTGTCCCAATTCTATGGTATTTTTTATTCACAAGGTTCAGAGGTCTGGAGATGGTTCAATTGTACAATGATATTGTTGGACCAGAAGGTCAGCTtaatattgcatttatttttacctGAGTTAAATATATGGTGCGTTTTTGAAAACTGTGTTGATCTCCATTAAGCAGAATCCAAGTTTCTTTACCCTTAACCTATCCACTTCAATTTTGCAAAGATATGGTTAGATATGGTAAAAAATATCAGATtaaatgtacatactatatataaggATTACTTCCGCTGATAggcatttcaaattttctgagTAAAACATAAATGCGTATTTTCATTTCAGCTGAGGATCCCAAGGCATGCAAATATGGCGACAAAACTTGTATAATGAGCACTATCGAATACCTGATGCGAGAAAAATCCCAAGGTACTATGTACTTTCTAACGGTACATATAAATTAAACACACAGTTCTTACAATTTAGGGTTTCCTTCGCTTAATTTGGCTAAGACTGATCCACTGAGAATTGCCAAAATCGTTATGAAACAAGGCGCTGAAAGTCCCGTTAATATTGACCTCACCTTCACCAATAATGACTTATACGGTTTTAGTGGAGTAAAAATGATTGACTTGAAGTAAGGCAATGAATTTCTGCAATATCCATGTTAATAAATCAACTTGTATTCACTTTTTAGGGGTTTCGGCAAGGATTTGACCACAAAACACGATCTAATTTTTTCTGCTCCCATCCTCAGCTTGGTAGGAGATTACTCAATTAAGGGACGCGTATTAATACTGCCTATCACTGGCACAGGCACGAGCAATATTACAATGCGTaagttatttaacaaaaaatattacaaaaaaattgtatcccGTCATCTCATTTTTCTGCAGTTAACTCTAAAATTCGGATTCAGTTTGCTGGCACTCCAGTGGAAAAACCGGACGGCATCCATATGAGTGTGAAGTCGGCGCGTTTGAGTGTGGATCCGTCAAGAATGATTTTCAATTTTGGCAATCTTTTCAATGGTGACAAACAGCTGGGTGACACGATGAACGTCTTCTTGAATGAAAACTGGAAGGAGATATATCAAGAAGTGCGTGCAACTTTTACAAACGCGTTTTCTCAAATCTTCACAAGCGTCATTGATAATGTTTTCAGCATTTATCCTTATGACAAATACTTTtcggaataaaaaaaataaaaataaaaatctagtATATTGTTCTTTTGTTATCTGCATGCAGTTTTGAGGAAATAGCTGCAAgtcttttttcttatataaattgGGTTAAGTAGGTTCGACTTCTTAAGCCGATAAGCTTAAAACGAAATGACGAAAAATAatgaagattttaatttttaaaagttccaGCTGCTCCGCGCCGctaatgtattttaaaaaataattcactccaggtaaaattattttatagccGTGTGCCAAAGCCTTAAGGTCATGGCTACTAAGATCGTT
The sequence above is drawn from the Bactrocera tryoni isolate S06 chromosome 1, CSIRO_BtryS06_freeze2, whole genome shotgun sequence genome and encodes:
- the LOC120779745 gene encoding protein takeout-like is translated as MLLLNKIFLALMPLLAHQVLAKFPEDPKACKYGDKTCIMSTIEYLMREKSQGFPSLNLAKTDPLRIAKIVMKQGAESPVNIDLTFTNNDLYGFSGVKMIDLKGFGKDLTTKHDLIFSAPILSLVGDYSIKGRVLILPITGTGTSNITMLNSKIRIQFAGTPVEKPDGIHMSVKSARLSVDPSRMIFNFGNLFNGDKQLGDTMNVFLNENWKEIYQEVRATFTNAFSQIFTSVIDNVFSIYPYDKYFSE